GAGTTGCAGTTGATCCAGATTTTGAGGAGAATAATTTCATATATCTATATTATACATACAATGAATTTCTATCAACCATAAACAAACTTGTTCGGTTTCAACTTGCAGATGGAAAATTGACTGAAGATAAAATATTGCTAGATGGTATTCCCGGAGGGCCATTTCATGATGGAGGGAGAATTCAATTTGGACCGGATGGAAAATTATACATAACTACAGGAGAAGCAGGGGATCCAAAATTAGCGCAAGATCTAAATTCACTTGGTGGGAAAATTCTTCGAATAAATTCAGATGGAACAATTCCAGAAGACAATCCCTGGGAGAATTCTTCCATTTACTCAATTGGTCATAGAAACCCACAAGGGATTGACTGGGATGAATTTGGAAATCTTGTTGCAACAGAGCATGGACCATCAGGATGGAGAGGGGTAGCACATGATGAAATCAATCTAATTTTTCCAGGCATGAATTATGGGTGGCCAGACATTATTGGGGACGAAACTGCAGAGGGTTTGCAAAATCCAATCTTGCATACAGGGGATGATACATGGGCACCATCTGGTTCAGAATTCTATTATGATGATAAAATTCCACAATGGACTGGAAAATATTTTGTTGCAACATTAAGGGGAAGTCATTTGCATATGATTGATTTTGATTTACAAGAAAAAAAGGTGCTGTCACATGAAAAACTTTTTCAGGATGAATTTGGAAGGCTGCGAGATGTGCAAACAGGGCCAGATGGATTTTTGTATATTCTCACAAGTAATCAAGACGGCAGGGGATTTCCAAATGCTAATGATGATAAAATTCTCCGAATCATTCCAATAAATTCAATTAATAATTTTGAGGATTGTGTTGCATTTGGAAACCCTATAATGGAATCATATCCTAGACAATGTAGGACTGAAGATGGAAAACATTTCGTGGAAGTGATTTCTGAAATTCCTGATTGGGTCAGAAAAACTGCAAAATGGTGGTCATTAAATCAAATTGCAGATGAAGAATACGCTTCAGGCTTACAATACCTCATAGAAAAAAATATCATTATTATTCCGGCAGGAACTCTAGCTGAAGGATCCTCCGAGCAGCAACTGCCATCATGGTTAAGAAAAGATGCAGGATGGTGGAGTCAGGGATTAATATCAGATGAAGAATATTTTAAAAGTATCCAATGGATGATAAATAACAATTTTATCAAAACAGAACTTAGGTTAAAATAATAAAAATTACTTTTTTAGAGACTTGCTTAATTCTGCATTAATTACATGTGAGAAACTTATGTTTTTAGAGGATTCTTGGATCATTTTAGCTTGTTTGAGTCTTAGCCTCTTTACAATATCATCCTGTAAAACTACGGTTATTCTTTGTGCCATCTTAACTTCTCTATTTATGTAAAGATGATTTTCAGTATAAAAACCACATCTATTTCGTATAAAATTATTTCAAAATAAAAAATGCAAACAGTTGTTATGAGATGATTAACAAGAGTAAAACCAAACTGATTTTAATCTTTGTACTTCGAATCTAGTTTTGATAAATTTGATTTTTTGATACGGGTGGAATGTAGATGAATTTGGATTCTCTTTTCTTTTTTAGATTAAACATAGATTAATTTATCAAAATTTTCATATAAACTTCAAGTAGAAATCATCCATTTAACTTTGAAATTATACATACCAACATATGAAAAATATCATAAATACTAAGATCATATTCAATTGTAGCCTTTTCCTTCTTTGAACATTGATTTAAGGTTCAAACATGTCTATTACCAACACAAAAAGAAACATCATGCTTTAGATCTATAATCATTGGCACATCTGAGAATGAGGATCTACTTTTTATTTAATAACTGCGTATAGTAGTGTGGAAAGCTGACACAATATCCTATTGTCTGAATGCAGGTGATTGTTTACCGGTCTGTGCATACAGCAGGGCTGTGTAAAGATTAATCCGCTCTAGTCAGCTTTCAAATTTTTAAAAACAGAGTTTACCCTATTCATTTAATGAATATCAAAATTGGGTGTACCGGATGGAGCTATAAAGGATGGTCCGGCACATTTTATCCCAGAAATCTAAAGAGTTCAGAATGGCTCAAATACTATTCACAGATTTTTGAAATTACTGAAATTAATTCCACATTTTACAAGATACCTTCTCAAGAAATAGTAAGAAAATGGAATGCAGACACTCCAAGACATTTTAGATTTACAGCCAAATTTCCATCATTAATTACGCATGAAAAGAGACTAGAAAGGGTAAATTCAGAGATTTTCTCATTCATGTCATCACTCATTCCAATTCATGAAAAGATTTCAGCATTAGTTTTTCAACTGCCTCCATCATTATCATTTGATGAGGCAAAACCAAGACTGGAAGAATTGTTTGATATTTTGCCTAACGATTTTTTATATCCCATCGAGGGCAGACACGAATCATGGTTTACTGATGAAGCGACATCATATCTTAAACAAAACAAACATTGTCTTGTATGGAATGATGTCGAGGGAGTATCAAATCCAATGCCAATAACTGCAAGCTATCTGTATGTAAGATTAATTGGAGATCACTCTATTCCAGATTCAGAATTTGGTAAAGTTTCAAAAAGCAAAAAAGAAGCAATTAGAAACTGGGCAGAGAGACTAGGAAACATTCAAGATGTTCCACTTGCAATGGTAATGACAAATAATCACTATGAAGGATTTGGTCCTGCAACTGCTAATTCTTTAAGAATGGAATTAGGAATGAGGGAATTAATGTGGGACGAAAAAAACAGAAAACATTAGGTAATTTTTAAACAGGAATTCTTCAACAACTAGGGGAGCATTGAAGAATTCCTGTCAAACATCCGCCAAACAATAGGATGGTATTATACATAGAGCATTTTTGATATTTAAGGCAATGATGAAATAGCACTGGTACCAAGTCCTACCGCTTCTCCAAAATAATATCCAGATAGAATTGTTCCAGTAGACCAAACACATGATCCAGCAAATGTATAAGCCACAAATTTAGGAATTCTCATTTTCAATAATCCAGCAGGAATTGAAATCATTTCTCTCATCACTGGAACCATTCTTCCCAAAAATACAGCTTTGTCACCATATTTTTCAAACCATATTTCAACTCGTTCTAATTTTTTTTCAGATACGCGAACATATCGTAAATAACGAATTAGAACAACTCGTCCAAGTTTTAATGCAATTAGGTAAATAGCCGAAGTACCAATAGTAGCACCAATTGCTCCCAGTATAATCATTGGAATAAGACCAATGACAGAAATTCCCTGTTGTGATGCCAAGAATCCAGCAGTAGGAAAAACAGCAAGTGTCGGGATAGGCGGAACTATAGTCTCAAGCAAGGCAGCGAGGAAAATTCCTTCGTAGAGATGTTCACCCAGAAACTCTGCAATCCAGACTAGAAACGAATCAAATGGTTCCATTTGCTTCTGCCAGTGAAATCTTACTAAATTACTTTACGAGTGTAAACTAAGACAGACTAGTCACTTTGAGATGACAACTTGAGATGATGTGTTAATTAGAATTATTGAGCATGTGTTGATTTTATAATATGGCAAACCACATTATTCATTTTGCAGTGCCAACTAAAAACCCTATTTCAGATCAGGAAAATGCAGGATTATGTGAATTTGAAAAACTAGCAAGTTTCAGAAAATTAAAAAATATTTTGGATTATGATCGATCTTTTAAAAAATATTTTTTGGAAATTGGGATCACTTGATTATTCGAGTTAAAATTTGTAAAATGAATAAATTTTGTCGATCTTTATTTTGAATAATTGTGATCCATAAAATGGAAAATAACAAAATAAAGGATTTATACTCAAAATATTTTTGTATGCTAGGGGAGTAATGGAACAAAAAGAATTTCACCTAATGGTAGACATGTTAAAGACTGCAATTAAACAAGAAAGAGAATTTACAAAAGACGAATTAAAAAAGTTTGACGACTTGTTTGAAAAGATAATAGATGTCAAAGTAACTTGATATTTTAGATTTTACTGTTTAGTGACTTAATTTTTCAGAATTCATTCATTTTTTCTACCAATGTTAAAAAAATCAAGAATGCTAAACATATTGAAGTATTTGTGAATATTTGTACGAATATGGATAAAAGTAATGAAATGTACATCATATTGTGGAAGAACAAGACGATGAAGAAATAACCTGTTTGGTATGCAGCGCTGAGATTATTGAATATTTTGAGGAACGATACAAAGGTCAAAGAGGCAAATGCACAATATGTAAAATTGATTTTCCCTTAGAATGATTCTTGAATTATAGAAATATTATCAAAGAGAATGTCAAGACAGAGCAAAAACATATTGTCCTCTATGTATATGCATTGTACAAACCATCCAATTTTAGGAATTACCGTTTGTCGAACAATCAGCTGTCTCCTTTTTGACAATTTTCTATATTCATCAAGAATTATCGAAATGACTGAAAAAGTACAATAGTACTAAACTAGAATAAGGAATAATTCAAATTTTACAATAGAGGAAAAAGGTTTGGAATTAGTTAAAAGTGCCGAATTGTTTGCGAAAGCAAAACATTCTGGACAATATAGAAAAGATAGCAACACGCCATATTCAAAACATCTAGACGATGTTGTTAACAGACTCAAAAGTTTGGGTGTAATAGATCAAGAGATTCTTAGTGCAGGATGGCTTCATGACATTATTGAAGAGACGGATACAAATTTTGATGATTTGTATGAGCAATTTGGAAACAGAATAGCAGTAATTGTATCATCATTAAGTAAAAATAAAACACTGCCAAGAAAGAAAAAAGAGAAAGAATACAGCATACAACTCAGAGAAGCATCATTTGACGCAAAATTAATCAAACTCTGTGATATTTCTGCAAACTTGAGTGATTTAAAAAATTATGAAACGTCAAAATCTCAAAAAATCCGTCAAGCAAAACAAAAAAGAC
The nucleotide sequence above comes from Nitrosopumilus sp.. Encoded proteins:
- a CDS encoding DUF72 domain-containing protein, which produces MNIKIGCTGWSYKGWSGTFYPRNLKSSEWLKYYSQIFEITEINSTFYKIPSQEIVRKWNADTPRHFRFTAKFPSLITHEKRLERVNSEIFSFMSSLIPIHEKISALVFQLPPSLSFDEAKPRLEELFDILPNDFLYPIEGRHESWFTDEATSYLKQNKHCLVWNDVEGVSNPMPITASYLYVRLIGDHSIPDSEFGKVSKSKKEAIRNWAERLGNIQDVPLAMVMTNNHYEGFGPATANSLRMELGMRELMWDEKNRKH
- a CDS encoding sorbosone dehydrogenase family protein codes for the protein MKEIIFVVILFSIPIAFAQEYPEIGVKVETVAENLTIPWSIDWLPDGTILFTERNGHLRVIQNGELLEDPLLSLGVGGVEGGMLGVAVDPDFEENNFIYLYYTYNEFLSTINKLVRFQLADGKLTEDKILLDGIPGGPFHDGGRIQFGPDGKLYITTGEAGDPKLAQDLNSLGGKILRINSDGTIPEDNPWENSSIYSIGHRNPQGIDWDEFGNLVATEHGPSGWRGVAHDEINLIFPGMNYGWPDIIGDETAEGLQNPILHTGDDTWAPSGSEFYYDDKIPQWTGKYFVATLRGSHLHMIDFDLQEKKVLSHEKLFQDEFGRLRDVQTGPDGFLYILTSNQDGRGFPNANDDKILRIIPINSINNFEDCVAFGNPIMESYPRQCRTEDGKHFVEVISEIPDWVRKTAKWWSLNQIADEEYASGLQYLIEKNIIIIPAGTLAEGSSEQQLPSWLRKDAGWWSQGLISDEEYFKSIQWMINNNFIKTELRLK
- a CDS encoding HD domain-containing protein produces the protein MELVKSAELFAKAKHSGQYRKDSNTPYSKHLDDVVNRLKSLGVIDQEILSAGWLHDIIEETDTNFDDLYEQFGNRIAVIVSSLSKNKTLPRKKKEKEYSIQLREASFDAKLIKLCDISANLSDLKNYETSKSQKIRQAKQKRHYLTIIKTDLTNSNYPKITTLLETINQILKRYGLKSVSFQPELR
- a CDS encoding DedA family protein, with protein sequence MEPFDSFLVWIAEFLGEHLYEGIFLAALLETIVPPIPTLAVFPTAGFLASQQGISVIGLIPMIILGAIGATIGTSAIYLIALKLGRVVLIRYLRYVRVSEKKLERVEIWFEKYGDKAVFLGRMVPVMREMISIPAGLLKMRIPKFVAYTFAGSCVWSTGTILSGYYFGEAVGLGTSAISSLP